The proteins below come from a single Corynebacterium glyciniphilum AJ 3170 genomic window:
- a CDS encoding Na+/H+ antiporter subunit G yields the protein MLTQTQSTVHLLAGEGSVVQETSDIGWIPAIIVSILAVVGALYVLVSAVAMYLAPDALSQVNMLGPALGMGLPLLVAADFVNSWATEGFVVGYLVRGIVAILALLVVQAVGSYVMGRALHATLWDHTVPLSGGERAKETN from the coding sequence ATGCTTACACAGACACAGTCCACCGTGCACCTGCTCGCAGGTGAGGGAAGCGTTGTGCAGGAAACCAGCGATATCGGGTGGATTCCCGCGATCATCGTCAGCATCCTGGCCGTCGTCGGCGCTCTCTATGTCCTCGTTTCCGCTGTGGCGATGTACCTCGCCCCTGATGCCCTGAGCCAGGTCAACATGCTCGGCCCTGCCCTCGGGATGGGCCTTCCATTGCTCGTCGCTGCCGACTTCGTGAACTCCTGGGCAACAGAAGGGTTCGTCGTCGGTTACCTCGTCAGGGGGATCGTCGCCATTCTCGCGCTGCTCGTGGTCCAGGCCGTAGGCTCCTACGTCATGGGACGTGCCCTGCACGCCACCCTGTGGGACCACACCGTGCCCTTGTCAGGTGGTGAACGGGCCAAAGAAACGAACTAG
- a CDS encoding GDSL-type esterase/lipase family protein, whose amino-acid sequence MTGRHNNTPARTRSFRHRVLAAGTALLSVIGLGATIVPAAQADTRNIVALGDSFSSNPDQVRNTLRAIPGPIGDWADDYPQTAGCLQAPNNFPAKLSQATDRPVDDYSCTATTSGSMMNRINQAIDAGAVRNDSTVVLAVGMNDYGLFGAFDNGTNILDPGNVAAAYRDNMQRAADRIRSVAPEARIVVPGALPTVDRKNTTFCALNVVPDFPMGVPVPILRDVENWNRDNQRAAAADIDATYVEVMDGARGHDTCAADNDRYVAGIVDTTTPNYNMMFHPSENGSQYLADTVAPHV is encoded by the coding sequence GTGACTGGCCGCCACAATAATACCCCTGCCCGTACCCGTTCATTCCGTCACCGCGTCCTTGCCGCAGGCACCGCCCTCCTGAGCGTGATCGGTCTCGGTGCCACCATCGTCCCGGCCGCCCAGGCAGACACCCGTAATATCGTCGCATTGGGTGACTCGTTCTCGTCCAACCCGGACCAGGTCCGCAACACCTTGCGGGCTATTCCCGGTCCCATCGGTGACTGGGCGGACGACTACCCGCAGACCGCCGGCTGCCTGCAGGCACCGAACAACTTCCCGGCGAAGCTCTCGCAGGCCACCGACCGCCCTGTCGACGACTATTCCTGCACCGCCACGACCTCCGGGTCGATGATGAACAGGATCAACCAGGCGATCGATGCCGGAGCTGTCCGTAACGACTCGACTGTGGTTCTCGCCGTAGGCATGAACGACTACGGATTGTTCGGCGCATTCGACAACGGGACGAACATCCTCGACCCGGGCAATGTCGCCGCAGCCTACCGTGACAACATGCAGAGGGCCGCCGACCGGATCCGGTCCGTCGCTCCAGAGGCACGGATCGTCGTTCCCGGGGCGCTGCCTACTGTTGACCGGAAGAACACCACGTTCTGCGCGTTAAACGTGGTCCCGGACTTCCCGATGGGTGTGCCGGTGCCGATTCTTCGTGACGTGGAGAACTGGAACCGTGACAATCAGCGTGCCGCAGCTGCCGACATCGACGCGACCTACGTTGAGGTCATGGACGGAGCCCGTGGACATGACACATGCGCCGCAGACAACGACCGTTATGTCGCAGGCATCGTCGACACGACCACGCCGAACTACAACATGATGTTCCACCCCTCGGAAAACGGCTCACAGTACCTGGCTGACACTGTTGCCCCGCATGTCTGA
- a CDS encoding sodium:proton antiporter: MIIAAIIALLVAAGVYMVMQRGMVRVIIGTTLMSHGVNLLLLAAGIGAWRSDPLADKTLPAEAADPLPQAFVLTAIVISMATTAVLLALAALGRDDDTRSGEDVQRARREFRALDTVGRRSAHRIHEDSAQAQRRRDREVDY; encoded by the coding sequence ATGATCATCGCGGCAATCATCGCCCTCCTCGTCGCGGCGGGTGTCTACATGGTGATGCAGCGCGGCATGGTCCGTGTCATCATCGGCACGACGCTGATGAGTCACGGAGTCAATCTGCTTCTCCTCGCAGCGGGCATCGGTGCCTGGCGCTCGGACCCACTGGCTGACAAAACCCTGCCCGCAGAGGCTGCTGACCCCCTCCCCCAGGCTTTCGTCCTGACCGCCATCGTCATCTCCATGGCGACCACTGCCGTGTTGCTCGCCCTCGCCGCCCTCGGCCGCGACGACGACACCCGCTCCGGTGAGGACGTCCAGCGTGCCCGCCGTGAGTTCCGTGCCCTGGATACCGTGGGCCGGCGCTCGGCTCACCGCATCCACGAAGACTCAGCCCAGGCGCAGCGCCGCCGCGACCGAGAGGTGGACTACTGA
- a CDS encoding monovalent cation/H+ antiporter subunit D family protein — translation MNPDTVGTLLALFVVVPLMASGIAAILPWSLPRRTLGLLVPAAGVVGGVLLLTQVSGGGETTVVADNIGSFVGGVSIPLAADTLSAVMIVATSVVAVTANWFAEAVGESRARFYPAMTLMLLSGVWGAFLTADLFNLFVFIEVMLMPSFGLLAMTGTWARLAAGRTFVLVNLVTSLTLLSGVALVYAVVGTTNMAALAGAAGERGADGFGEGVFGTQWQLWLALGIVLIALAVKAGAAPVHTWLPRAYGSTSPSVMALFSGLHTKVGVYAILRVYMTIFEGDQRWALPILVFAVIGMMIGGFAALGETTLRGVISYQMVNGIPFILVALAFLGGSAELMLSAAIFYMLHHMITAGAMIMAAGAVEETYGTGRLRRLSGLMRRDPMISVVFAAAAMSLIGFPPFSGLWGKLMLIFAMVRDSGPMVWVGVGAVILASIGALLSMLHVWRKCFWGKPMDKQDMDPSLAVSVRLTLPSATMMVISVGMFLFIGVITQVTGDAAASLTDTTDYVHSVIGDPDEAVGVVLPSEEYGLAHTDSGSTTAAPDTADATEGAR, via the coding sequence ATGAACCCCGACACCGTCGGAACACTTCTCGCCCTGTTTGTCGTCGTCCCGCTGATGGCGTCCGGCATCGCCGCGATCCTTCCTTGGAGTCTTCCCCGCCGTACCCTCGGCCTCCTCGTCCCCGCGGCAGGTGTCGTCGGCGGCGTACTCCTGTTGACCCAGGTGTCCGGTGGCGGGGAGACCACCGTCGTCGCGGACAACATCGGCTCCTTTGTCGGCGGTGTCTCGATTCCTCTGGCCGCCGACACGCTCTCAGCGGTGATGATCGTGGCGACCTCCGTCGTCGCCGTCACCGCGAACTGGTTCGCCGAAGCGGTCGGCGAATCCCGGGCACGGTTCTACCCTGCGATGACGCTGATGCTCCTGTCCGGGGTCTGGGGTGCTTTCCTCACCGCTGACCTGTTCAACCTCTTCGTCTTCATCGAAGTCATGCTCATGCCGTCCTTCGGACTGTTGGCCATGACCGGCACCTGGGCCCGACTTGCCGCGGGACGGACGTTTGTCCTGGTCAACCTGGTCACCTCTCTCACCCTGCTGTCCGGTGTCGCCCTCGTCTACGCAGTCGTGGGCACCACGAACATGGCCGCCCTCGCGGGGGCAGCCGGGGAACGCGGTGCCGACGGTTTCGGCGAGGGTGTCTTCGGCACCCAGTGGCAGCTGTGGCTCGCACTTGGCATCGTCCTGATCGCACTGGCCGTCAAAGCCGGTGCCGCACCGGTGCACACCTGGCTTCCCCGGGCCTACGGATCCACCTCCCCGTCGGTGATGGCCCTGTTCTCCGGCCTGCACACCAAGGTCGGCGTCTACGCCATTCTGCGCGTCTACATGACCATCTTCGAAGGCGACCAGCGGTGGGCCCTGCCGATCCTGGTCTTTGCGGTCATCGGCATGATGATCGGTGGTTTCGCAGCTCTTGGTGAGACCACTCTGCGTGGTGTGATCTCCTACCAGATGGTCAACGGCATCCCCTTCATCCTCGTAGCCCTGGCCTTCCTCGGTGGCAGCGCCGAGCTGATGTTGTCCGCCGCGATCTTCTACATGCTCCACCACATGATCACCGCAGGAGCGATGATCATGGCCGCCGGCGCCGTCGAGGAAACCTACGGCACCGGCAGACTCCGACGGCTCTCCGGCCTGATGCGCCGGGACCCGATGATCTCCGTCGTCTTCGCCGCGGCCGCCATGTCGTTGATCGGGTTCCCCCCGTTCTCCGGCCTGTGGGGCAAGCTCATGCTTATCTTTGCCATGGTGCGCGATTCCGGGCCCATGGTCTGGGTCGGTGTCGGCGCAGTCATCCTGGCATCCATCGGCGCACTGCTGAGCATGCTGCATGTCTGGCGGAAGTGCTTCTGGGGAAAACCGATGGACAAGCAGGACATGGACCCCAGCCTCGCTGTCAGCGTGCGGCTCACCCTCCCGAGCGCGACGATGATGGTGATCAGCGTCGGCATGTTCCTCTTCATCGGAGTAATCACCCAGGTCACCGGGGATGCCGCCGCTTCCCTGACCGACACCACGGACTACGTCCACTCGGTGATCGGTGACCCGGATGAGGCGGTAGGCGTCGTGCTCCCGTCTGAGGAGTACGGACTGGCACACACGGATTCCGGATCAACCACCGCCGCACCGGACACGGCGGACGCCACGGAAGGAGCGCGGTGA
- a CDS encoding monovalent cation/H+ antiporter complex subunit F, protein MTPTQFLWIFAGMAAVIIAAAMALVLWRAVSTRNDARRAVLADMVFLTIIAGFLVYCLFYSSSITYDVVLLAGLGGAISTMAFARIITRGRR, encoded by the coding sequence GTGACCCCCACACAATTCCTGTGGATCTTCGCCGGGATGGCCGCGGTGATCATCGCCGCTGCCATGGCGCTGGTTCTGTGGCGAGCAGTGTCTACCCGCAACGACGCCCGTCGTGCCGTTCTGGCCGATATGGTCTTCCTCACCATCATCGCCGGGTTCCTGGTGTACTGCCTGTTCTACAGTTCGTCCATCACCTATGATGTCGTGCTTCTCGCCGGTCTTGGCGGCGCGATCAGTACCATGGCCTTCGCCCGGATCATCACCCGCGGACGCAGGTAG
- a CDS encoding catalase, producing the protein MSTDDNRTTGAPSSPSSEDIAARGVCPYSGHSTNANGSPVTTEEHSVTVGEQGPIALTDVHLVEKHAHFNRERIPERNVHAKGSGAFGELTVTEDVSKYTKADLLQKGRVTPMLARFSTVAGEQGFPDTVRDVRGFSLKFYTQDGNYDIVGNNTPVFFLRDGMKFPDFIRSQKRLTNGLRSADMQWDFWTRSPESAHQVTYLMGDRGIPKDFRHMDGFSSHTYQWINADGERFWVKYHFKTRQGWDFFTDDEAGELVGSGDFDHSRADLYEAIERGDYPTWDVKVQIMPLDEAEGYRWNPFDLTKTWSQKDYPLIDVGHFTLNANPQNFFAQIEQAAFAPSNIVPGVGFSPDKMLMARAFAYADTQRYRLGANYPQLPVNRPVVEERNFYTMKDGAAAYEFPADGTPVYSPNRFERGEGTADVSDGSGAVEKGVEPGESTYGFGRGQESATGPADELGLFDNNYGGDLTRGAYVRHAEDDDFIQPGNLVREVLDDAARERLAGNIARAMQGVSEQVEGQCWTYWGRVDENLRDRVKEIYTELKEG; encoded by the coding sequence ATGAGCACCGACGACAACCGCACCACCGGAGCGCCCAGCTCCCCCAGCTCTGAGGACATCGCCGCCCGCGGCGTCTGCCCGTACTCCGGGCACTCCACCAACGCCAACGGTTCGCCTGTCACCACCGAGGAACACTCGGTCACTGTCGGCGAGCAGGGGCCGATCGCCCTGACCGACGTCCATCTCGTCGAGAAGCACGCCCACTTCAACCGTGAGCGCATTCCCGAGCGCAACGTCCACGCCAAGGGCTCCGGCGCCTTCGGGGAGCTCACGGTCACTGAGGACGTCTCGAAGTACACCAAAGCCGACCTCCTCCAGAAGGGGCGCGTCACCCCGATGCTCGCCAGGTTCTCCACCGTGGCCGGTGAGCAGGGCTTCCCGGACACTGTCCGCGATGTCCGCGGGTTCTCGCTGAAGTTCTACACGCAGGACGGCAACTACGACATCGTCGGCAACAACACCCCGGTCTTCTTCTTGCGCGATGGTATGAAGTTCCCCGACTTCATCCGCTCCCAGAAGCGCCTGACCAACGGCCTGCGCAGTGCAGACATGCAGTGGGACTTCTGGACCCGCAGCCCCGAGTCCGCCCACCAGGTCACCTACCTCATGGGTGACCGCGGAATCCCCAAGGACTTCCGCCACATGGACGGCTTCAGCTCACACACCTACCAGTGGATCAACGCCGACGGTGAGCGTTTCTGGGTGAAGTACCACTTCAAGACCCGTCAGGGCTGGGACTTCTTCACTGACGACGAGGCCGGCGAACTCGTCGGTTCCGGAGACTTCGACCACTCCCGTGCCGACCTTTACGAGGCGATCGAGCGGGGCGACTATCCGACGTGGGACGTCAAGGTGCAGATCATGCCGCTGGACGAGGCTGAGGGCTACCGCTGGAACCCCTTCGACCTCACCAAGACCTGGTCGCAGAAGGACTACCCGCTCATCGACGTCGGGCACTTCACTCTCAATGCGAACCCGCAGAACTTCTTCGCGCAGATCGAGCAGGCGGCGTTCGCCCCGTCCAACATCGTTCCCGGTGTAGGCTTCTCCCCGGACAAGATGCTGATGGCACGCGCCTTCGCTTACGCCGATACGCAGCGCTACCGTCTGGGCGCGAACTACCCGCAGTTGCCGGTGAACCGGCCCGTGGTGGAGGAGCGCAACTTCTACACGATGAAGGACGGTGCAGCGGCGTACGAGTTCCCCGCCGACGGCACCCCGGTCTATTCGCCGAACCGTTTCGAGCGGGGCGAAGGAACCGCAGACGTCTCCGATGGTTCCGGTGCCGTCGAGAAGGGTGTCGAGCCGGGCGAGTCCACCTATGGATTCGGACGTGGACAGGAATCCGCCACCGGGCCCGCTGATGAGCTCGGTCTCTTCGACAACAATTACGGTGGCGACCTGACTCGCGGGGCCTATGTCCGGCACGCGGAGGACGATGACTTTATCCAGCCGGGGAATCTTGTTCGCGAGGTTCTGGATGATGCTGCCCGTGAGCGACTGGCAGGCAACATCGCCCGCGCCATGCAGGGGGTGTCCGAGCAGGTCGAAGGCCAGTGCTGGACCTACTGGGGACGGGTCGACGAGAATCTCCGCGACCGCGTCAAGGAGATCTACACCGAGCTCAAAGAGGGGTAG
- the glnA gene encoding type I glutamate--ammonia ligase, translating into MDDQEIRWIDVRFTDVPGTEQHLSVPASSFGAEAMEEGLAFDGSSISGFTSVEKSDMLLLPDLKTAYVDPFVDSRTLNIQFFVHDPRTRQPFSRDPRNVARSAEEYLVSTGVADECYFGAEAEFYIFDSVRFDSASNSSFHVVDSEEGWWSTGAEKDPDGTTNLGHKVRQKRGYFPTAPYDHLQNLRNEIADNLIDLGFEVERAHHEMGSGGQQEINYRFNTLLHAADALQTFKYVVKNTAKANGKSATFMPKPLADDGGSGMHIHQSLWKDGRPLFYDESGYGGLSEMARHYIGGILAHAPAVLAFTNPTMNSYHRLVPGFEAPTNLVYSAENRSAAIRIPATGTSPKAKRIEFRAPDPSGNPYLAFAAVMMAGLDGVLNRTEPAAPVDKDLYELPAEEAEGIPTTPTSLEQTLDALADDHGFLTAGGVFTEDLIESYIAEKVDNEITPAQLRPTTLEYELYYDC; encoded by the coding sequence ATCGATGACCAGGAGATACGCTGGATCGATGTGCGCTTCACGGATGTTCCGGGCACGGAACAACACCTGTCCGTCCCCGCTTCCTCGTTCGGTGCCGAGGCGATGGAGGAGGGGCTCGCCTTCGACGGGTCATCGATCAGTGGCTTCACCAGCGTCGAGAAATCCGACATGTTGTTGCTGCCCGACCTGAAGACCGCGTACGTCGATCCGTTCGTCGACTCCCGCACATTGAACATCCAGTTCTTTGTCCATGATCCCCGTACCAGGCAGCCCTTCTCCCGCGACCCTCGCAATGTGGCACGCAGCGCGGAAGAGTATCTGGTGTCGACCGGCGTGGCGGATGAATGCTACTTCGGGGCCGAAGCGGAGTTCTACATCTTCGACTCGGTCCGGTTCGACTCGGCGTCCAACTCATCTTTCCATGTCGTGGACTCCGAAGAGGGCTGGTGGAGCACCGGCGCGGAGAAAGACCCGGATGGAACCACTAACCTGGGGCACAAGGTACGGCAGAAGCGTGGATACTTCCCGACCGCGCCCTACGACCATCTGCAGAACCTGCGTAATGAAATCGCCGACAACCTCATTGATCTCGGTTTCGAGGTGGAGCGGGCCCACCACGAGATGGGCAGCGGAGGGCAGCAGGAGATCAACTACCGGTTCAATACTCTGCTGCATGCGGCCGATGCCCTGCAGACCTTCAAATACGTGGTGAAGAACACGGCGAAAGCGAACGGTAAATCGGCGACTTTCATGCCCAAGCCTCTCGCTGATGACGGCGGCTCGGGGATGCACATCCATCAGTCTCTGTGGAAGGACGGCCGCCCACTGTTCTACGACGAGTCCGGTTATGGCGGACTGTCCGAGATGGCGCGACACTACATCGGGGGGATTCTGGCGCACGCACCGGCTGTTCTCGCCTTCACCAACCCGACGATGAACTCGTACCACCGGCTGGTCCCTGGATTCGAGGCACCGACGAATCTCGTGTATTCGGCCGAGAACCGGTCTGCGGCGATTCGGATCCCCGCCACCGGGACAAGTCCCAAGGCCAAGAGAATCGAATTCCGGGCCCCCGACCCGTCCGGAAACCCCTACCTGGCTTTCGCTGCGGTGATGATGGCGGGGCTGGACGGGGTGCTCAACCGCACCGAGCCCGCTGCGCCGGTGGACAAGGACCTGTATGAACTGCCGGCAGAGGAAGCGGAGGGAATCCCCACCACGCCGACGTCACTGGAGCAGACGTTGGACGCGTTGGCGGACGATCACGGTTTCCTCACGGCAGGTGGGGTGTTTACCGAGGATCTGATCGAGAGTTATATCGCCGAGAAAGTCGACAATGAAATTACTCCGGCGCAGCTACGCCCGACCACCCTCGAGTATGAGCTGTACTACGACTGCTGA
- a CDS encoding tyramine oxidase subunit B, producing MAETRIDFRYLNEQEMIEAGVTDVAACVDTMEETLILLADGDYRMAGQSANSHGAQINFPENPDHDGMPADGPDRRFMAMPAYLGGRFRASGVKWYGSNTENRDHDLPRSIHLFILNDAVTGAPRAVMSANLLSAYRTGSVPGVGVKHLAVQDAETVGIIGPGVMSRTIFSAAVSQRPSIRRLKIKGRSPASTERAAQWFRDQHPQLEEVRVVDSEQEAVEGSDILIAGTSTSPDGPEGFPYFATEWLKPGALLLMPAAARLDDDFIRSERANLVVDYTGLYAEWYEENGPDVTYEQLLGIPGNRWWDMYKEGSLDGDRLTNIGDIAAGRARGRTNDDQIFCYSIGGMPVEDVAWASDVYDNAVTKDIGTLLNLWDTPELR from the coding sequence ATGGCAGAAACCCGTATTGATTTTCGCTACCTCAACGAGCAGGAGATGATCGAAGCCGGTGTCACGGACGTCGCCGCGTGCGTCGACACCATGGAGGAGACACTGATTCTCCTGGCCGACGGCGACTACCGTATGGCCGGGCAGTCGGCCAATTCCCACGGTGCGCAGATCAACTTCCCCGAGAATCCTGACCACGACGGCATGCCCGCCGACGGGCCCGATCGCCGCTTCATGGCGATGCCGGCCTACCTCGGCGGGCGTTTCCGTGCGTCGGGAGTGAAATGGTACGGGTCCAACACCGAGAACCGCGATCACGACTTGCCCAGGTCGATCCACCTGTTCATTCTCAACGATGCCGTCACGGGCGCACCACGTGCGGTGATGTCCGCCAACCTGCTCTCGGCGTACCGCACCGGTTCTGTTCCAGGGGTCGGAGTCAAGCATCTGGCGGTGCAGGATGCCGAAACTGTCGGGATCATCGGGCCGGGCGTGATGAGCCGGACCATTTTCTCTGCGGCCGTGAGTCAACGACCGTCGATCCGACGCCTGAAGATCAAGGGCAGGTCGCCAGCCTCCACCGAGCGCGCCGCGCAGTGGTTCCGTGACCAGCATCCGCAGTTGGAGGAGGTTCGCGTCGTCGACAGTGAACAGGAAGCTGTTGAAGGATCGGACATCCTCATCGCCGGAACGTCGACGTCCCCTGATGGACCCGAGGGGTTCCCCTACTTCGCCACGGAGTGGCTCAAGCCCGGGGCTCTGTTGCTGATGCCGGCGGCCGCCAGGTTGGATGACGACTTCATCCGCAGCGAGCGGGCGAACCTCGTCGTCGACTACACCGGCCTCTATGCCGAGTGGTACGAGGAGAACGGTCCGGACGTGACGTATGAGCAACTCCTCGGTATCCCTGGAAACCGCTGGTGGGACATGTACAAGGAAGGAAGTCTCGACGGCGACAGACTGACCAACATCGGTGACATTGCCGCTGGGCGGGCTCGGGGCCGGACGAACGATGACCAGATCTTCTGCTACTCGATCGGAGGCATGCCGGTCGAGGACGTCGCGTGGGCGTCGGATGTCTATGACAATGCCGTCACGAAGGACATCGGGACACTCCTCAACCTCTGGGACACCCCGGAGCTCAGATAG
- a CDS encoding Na+/H+ antiporter subunit E → MGLKNVLHQISHGASYSVWLVGQIIKESTIMAYDTFTTGRHIAPVMIYYPLRLTRERDIAVFIASITMTPGTLALGVTGPKEVDEDAAAGKRNLNDASSVATSEFRTHGLTRVQRFLAVHAMYGADPQELLHSLAVMEAKISPSVRKRKIEFDVEHLVERGVPGPRGYRGNRGGRASEDGVFDVEKVDSTPHAAAFVAAIMRQDDNLDEKDLDSLSREQREKIAKTNARKAAEEKRRKIEEEEKRRRRKLAEELSPPDLDLDDEDVDSEDSEEGIDPARVAPSQDGGISALSESQEPAPTTGGTKASRSGRRTSPIASLVNALEVRSRLPQPDLDLSGRRGLPGTPLSRLRGRHGAPRTDSAPEKTPPGENDKREDESK, encoded by the coding sequence ATGGGACTGAAGAACGTACTCCACCAGATCAGCCACGGGGCCTCATACTCGGTCTGGCTCGTGGGCCAGATCATCAAAGAGTCCACGATCATGGCCTACGACACCTTCACCACTGGTCGTCACATCGCTCCGGTGATGATCTACTATCCTCTGCGACTGACCCGGGAAAGGGACATCGCCGTGTTCATCGCCTCCATCACGATGACTCCGGGCACCCTCGCACTCGGCGTCACCGGCCCCAAAGAGGTCGATGAAGATGCTGCGGCAGGAAAGCGGAATCTCAACGACGCAAGTTCTGTGGCGACCTCGGAGTTCCGCACGCACGGGCTCACCAGGGTGCAACGCTTCCTCGCGGTCCACGCCATGTACGGTGCTGACCCGCAGGAGCTGCTGCACTCGCTGGCCGTGATGGAGGCGAAGATCTCCCCGTCCGTACGCAAGCGCAAGATCGAGTTCGACGTGGAACACCTTGTGGAGCGCGGTGTCCCCGGCCCCCGCGGCTACCGCGGCAACCGTGGTGGCCGTGCCAGCGAGGACGGGGTCTTCGACGTCGAAAAGGTCGACTCGACCCCGCATGCGGCCGCCTTCGTCGCAGCAATTATGCGGCAGGACGACAATCTCGACGAGAAGGATCTCGACAGCCTTTCCCGTGAGCAACGCGAGAAAATCGCCAAGACCAATGCCCGCAAAGCAGCGGAGGAGAAACGGCGCAAAATCGAGGAGGAGGAGAAGCGGCGCCGCCGGAAGCTGGCCGAAGAACTCAGTCCCCCCGACCTGGACCTCGATGACGAGGACGTCGATTCCGAGGATTCTGAGGAGGGCATCGACCCTGCCCGGGTCGCCCCGTCCCAGGACGGCGGCATCTCTGCCCTCTCTGAGTCGCAGGAGCCCGCGCCAACCACCGGCGGCACCAAGGCGTCCCGCAGCGGACGGCGCACCTCACCGATCGCCTCCCTTGTCAACGCACTCGAGGTCCGGTCACGTCTGCCACAGCCTGATCTGGACCTCAGTGGTCGCCGAGGGCTCCCCGGCACCCCGTTGTCCCGGTTGCGGGGCCGCCACGGGGCACCTCGCACCGACTCTGCGCCGGAAAAGACACCACCGGGCGAGAATGACAAGAGAGAGGATGAGTCGAAGTGA